The window GGCGGCTTGTGGGGAGTCCCGTGATTCCGCTAGAGTAGCGCGTCTTTCTAGGGGAGATGAGGATGCGAAGCCTTCTGGGGGCCTTGCTTCTGGCCCTGGCGGCCCTGCCCGCTGGGCCGGCGTACGCCGCAGAGCGGCTGTGGGCGACCGCAGCCTTTCCCGCGGCGGTGCAGGCGGCCGTGGCGGCCGGTGAGCTCGACCGCGCCGAGGCCGACCTCTACTGGCTCTATGCGGTCAAGGCCCCCGAGCGCCTGCCCGATGGGTACCGGGCCCCGGCGGCCGCCGCCCGGGCCGCGCGCTCCCCTGCGGGCGGCTTGGCACTCCTGGAGCTGCGCTGCGCCACCCCGATCCTGCGAGCGGTGCGAAGCCGCCTCGACCAGATGCCCCCTGCGGTGCGACGCGAGGCCGAGGCCCTGCTCCAGCGCCCTGCCTCCGGCCCCCGGGGGGCCCTGCGCCGAGCGGGGAAGTCCGTGACCCACGTACTGCCCAACTGGATCGAGACCGAGAACTTCTCCTTTGAGTGGGGCCCGGACCTCACCGCCGCCACCGGCCAGGCTGCCGTGGACGCCGACGGCAACGGCCTTCCCGACGTGGTGGAGCAGTGGGCCAGCTACTTCGAGACGGCGTACGCCCTGGCCCGGGAGCTGGGGTTCACACACCCGATTCTCGACCAGGAGCTCGTGCCCGTGTACCTGGGCAACTCGGACCCCGACAGCGCCATCGACGACATCGGCGGCAGTTTCCTGGGCTTCACGGCCGGGGAACCCGGAGAGCTCCCCTACATCGTGGTCCAGGGCGACCTGCGCGTGGACACGTGGCTCAACGACGAGGGCAGCGCCGCCGGGGGCACCGCCTGGGACCGGGTGGAGGCCAACGTTCGGGGCACGATGAAGATCGTCGCCGCCCACGAGTTCTTCCACGTGCTCCACTTCCTCTACGAGCCCCCCGTGTGGAACTCCCGGGAGGACGACTGGTGGCTCGAGGCCACCGCCACCTGGTTCGAGGACGAGGTCTTCGACGGGGTGAACCAGTACTACAGCCGCTTCGACGGGCCCACGGGGTGGGCGGGGACCGTGGAGCTGGGGCTGCCCGTGCCCCTCCTCCTGGACGACCCCACGGTGGACTACACCATCCGGGCCTACGGCGCGGTCATTTTCGCCAAGTACCTGGCCGAGCACGGGGGCGGGCGCGCGAGCCAGCGGGACCTCTTCGACCTCATCCGGGCCGGCCCGGAGGCGCCCCCGGGGCGACGGCCCCTGGAGGCGCTGGACGCCTATGCCCGCACCCTGGGCTACGACGGACTGGAGGAGCTCTACCTGGGGTTCGCCGCGGCCAACGCCGGGATGGACTACGAGGAGGGGGCGCACTTCGGCTTTCCCGGGGGCACCGTGCCCGTGCGCAAGCGCTCCCTCGACGCCGACAGCGCCGCCGACACCCTGCCGGACACGGACCCCGCCCGGCCCCTTCCCGTGCCGGCCTACCTGGGGGCCACCTATCTCGCCGAGGGGGGCTTCTCCGGCGGCCTGCGGGTGGGTCTGCGGGGTACCTCCGAACCGGGCTCTTCCCCCTGGGGGCTCGCCCTGCGGGTGCGCCGAGCCGGCGGCTACGCGGTGGTCCTGGGGTCCCTGGACCCCGGGGGGCTTCCCGAGGCCGAAGTGTCCTCCCTGGGCCCCGGGGACGAGATCCTCGCCGCGGTGAGCTTCCTGGGCCCCGCGGAAACGCCCACCGGCTACGCCACCGAGGTGTCCGGGGCCGCTATCCCGGCATTTTCCCTCCCAGCCCCCGTGCTGGCTGCCCCGGTGGCCCTCCCCGGGCGCGGGGCCGACCGGGGGGGCGTGCGGCTGGCCTGGGCTCCCGTGGAAGGGGCGGCGGGCTACGTGCTCCGGTGGCGCTCGGGACCCCAGGAGCCTCTTGCGTCGCGCACCCTCTTCGGTCATCCCACCGACCCCCAGACGGGGCGGGTGGAGGTGGAGCTGCGCAGCCTGCAAGCCGGCGGCACGTACGAGGTGCGGGTGCTGGCCTACGGCCCCACGGGGGCCGCAGGGGCGGAAGCCGTCTTGCCCGGCGTGCGCGCGGGCGGTGCTCCGGCCACCGGGCTTGCGCCGGTGCGGGTGCTGGCCCAGGACGTGTCGGTGCCGGGCATCAACGTGCCCGAGCGCTCGGCGGGGAGCAAGGGCATCGGCGGCGTCGAGTGCTTCCTCCGGGCCCTAGTCAGGTGACCGGTAGACCGGTGAACCGGGGTTGAACCGGTTCGGCCCCCTCCGGTAGAGTGGCGGCGGTTTGAAGGGGGGCGACTCGCCGTGTGAAGGTTTCCTCAAGCTCGCCCCGTACGGAGAGCCATGCCGCTCCCTCCTGCCCCCCGGATCGCGGTCGCCGTAGCCCTCCTTGCCGGGGTCCTGTTCGCCACCGCAGCGAGCGGGTCGCAGGTCATTGTCGTGTACCCCCTCCCCAACTCCCTCGTCACCGAGTCGCCCGCCGTGGTCCTGGGCTACGTCCTCGGCGCCCCGGCGGAGGAGCTCGAGGCCCGGGTGGTGAGCTCCGACGGGAGGGCTCCGCCCCGGCGAGAGCCCCTCTACCTCTTCCGGGGAAAGATCTTCTCGGGCTCGATCCCCCTGGAGCCCGGCCGCAACAACGTGGTAGTGGGCGACGTGGTGCTCCCCCTCCTCTACCGCCCCGGTTTCGAGGGGGACAGGGAGGGAGAGTTCCGCCGGCCGCTGGCCCACGGCGGCGGCATCGAGTCGTGCACCCCCTGCCACGGCTTCGGCCGGGGGGAGCTGACCCTCAAGGCCAAGCCTCCGGCCCTGTGCCGGGAGTGTCACAAGGTGGGCACCGAGTCTCTGCGCGCCGTGCTGCGCGACAACCACCACACCCGGTCGGTGACCCCGGACTGCCTGCGCTGCCACGATCCACACGCATCCTTCGAGCGGCGCCTGATCCGTTCCGAGGAAAACCTGTGCCTGCCCTGCCACCCGCACCGTGCCGCGGCGTCGCGCCACGACGGACTGGGCAGCCAGCCCTGCGCGGGGTGCCACGATCCCCACGCGTCGGCCTACCCCAAGATGCTCAAGGGGGAGGCGGTGCAGCTGTGCCGGGCCTGTCACCAGGAGGTGTCTTCCCCCGCCCGGTATCCCCGCGCCTATCACCGGCCCGCCGAGCAGGGGCGGTGCCTGGAGTGCCACGGACCCCACCCCGGGGAGGCCTCCGCCCTGCTGCGCTCGCCGGTACCCCAGCTCTGCCGCCGGTGCCATGCCGACGAGGACGAGGGCGCCCACGAGGGCCAGCTCGAGGAGTGCCGCATCTGCCATGTGCCGCACCTGTCGGGAATCCGGGGGCTCCTCGCGGACAACGTGGCCGACGCCTGCGTGCGCTGCCACGGGTCGTTTCCCCCGGGGGAGAGCCGGCATCCGGGCATCCAGGACGGGTGTGTCTCCTGCCACAACCCCCACAAGCCCCGCGCGCTGGCCGACCCGGAAAAGGTGTGCGGGAGCTGCCACAGCCTGCGGATGGAGAAGTTCCGGTGGACCCACGGGCAGCTCGCCATGGACAACGTGCGCCAGTGCGCCTTCTGCCACGAGCCCCACCACTCCCGGTTCCCGTCGCTGCTCCGGGGCACCGTCCACTACCCCCTGAAGAACGGGGGCTGCAACGCCTGCCACGTCCAGGAAGGCAGGGGGATCGGCCTCAAGTACGAGGGCAGCAAGAACTGTGTGCGCTGCCACGGGCAGATCACCGGAACATCGACCATCATCGAGACCGACAAGGTGCACAAGCCGGTGTTCCAGATCGACTGTATCGCCTGCCACAACCCCCACCTGGGGGCGAGGGACAACCTCCTCCTGGAGGATGCGCAGGTGCTCTGCGGGTGGTGCCACGGCATCCTGCTTCGGGGGGTGGAGAACATCCACGGCGTGTTCCGGAAGGACGGCAACTGCTACACGTGCCACGTCTCCCACATCAGCGACTTTCGCCCGCTCCTGACC is drawn from Thermodesulfobacteriota bacterium and contains these coding sequences:
- a CDS encoding cytochrome c3 family protein: MPLPPAPRIAVAVALLAGVLFATAASGSQVIVVYPLPNSLVTESPAVVLGYVLGAPAEELEARVVSSDGRAPPRREPLYLFRGKIFSGSIPLEPGRNNVVVGDVVLPLLYRPGFEGDREGEFRRPLAHGGGIESCTPCHGFGRGELTLKAKPPALCRECHKVGTESLRAVLRDNHHTRSVTPDCLRCHDPHASFERRLIRSEENLCLPCHPHRAAASRHDGLGSQPCAGCHDPHASAYPKMLKGEAVQLCRACHQEVSSPARYPRAYHRPAEQGRCLECHGPHPGEASALLRSPVPQLCRRCHADEDEGAHEGQLEECRICHVPHLSGIRGLLADNVADACVRCHGSFPPGESRHPGIQDGCVSCHNPHKPRALADPEKVCGSCHSLRMEKFRWTHGQLAMDNVRQCAFCHEPHHSRFPSLLRGTVHYPLKNGGCNACHVQEGRGIGLKYEGSKNCVRCHGQITGTSTIIETDKVHKPVFQIDCIACHNPHLGARDNLLLEDAQVLCGWCHGILLRGVENIHGVFRKDGNCYTCHVSHISDFRPLLTGPQGALCLRCHPDVAPEAPAERRKLHGVLRSGKCTGCHNPHGTNTERLLKGSRDELCRDCHPHVTQGPGARPWRYLHGPVGANNCTSCHDLRHAHAQNPDDGFLRAKGKALCSLCHDVAPEHVPERYRSKMREVRNECLACHVPHGAANPFLMRERL
- a CDS encoding fibronectin type III domain-containing protein; the encoded protein is MRSLLGALLLALAALPAGPAYAAERLWATAAFPAAVQAAVAAGELDRAEADLYWLYAVKAPERLPDGYRAPAAAARAARSPAGGLALLELRCATPILRAVRSRLDQMPPAVRREAEALLQRPASGPRGALRRAGKSVTHVLPNWIETENFSFEWGPDLTAATGQAAVDADGNGLPDVVEQWASYFETAYALARELGFTHPILDQELVPVYLGNSDPDSAIDDIGGSFLGFTAGEPGELPYIVVQGDLRVDTWLNDEGSAAGGTAWDRVEANVRGTMKIVAAHEFFHVLHFLYEPPVWNSREDDWWLEATATWFEDEVFDGVNQYYSRFDGPTGWAGTVELGLPVPLLLDDPTVDYTIRAYGAVIFAKYLAEHGGGRASQRDLFDLIRAGPEAPPGRRPLEALDAYARTLGYDGLEELYLGFAAANAGMDYEEGAHFGFPGGTVPVRKRSLDADSAADTLPDTDPARPLPVPAYLGATYLAEGGFSGGLRVGLRGTSEPGSSPWGLALRVRRAGGYAVVLGSLDPGGLPEAEVSSLGPGDEILAAVSFLGPAETPTGYATEVSGAAIPAFSLPAPVLAAPVALPGRGADRGGVRLAWAPVEGAAGYVLRWRSGPQEPLASRTLFGHPTDPQTGRVEVELRSLQAGGTYEVRVLAYGPTGAAGAEAVLPGVRAGGAPATGLAPVRVLAQDVSVPGINVPERSAGSKGIGGVECFLRALVR